The Deinococcus cellulosilyticus NBRC 106333 = KACC 11606 genome contains a region encoding:
- a CDS encoding plasmid pRiA4b ORF-3 family protein: MPEATSPQVYQFKAILQGITPMIWRRFTVPDTLPLPQLHMVLQTLMGWENIHLYTFRIHGSTYGSASGGAFLDIPIKQFRFQPKEKLLYTYDFSAFPRRTSWEIELRLEHISTNVPAEKYICCLEGARSGPLEDLGGPAGYRQWLLSRYSDEALKPLVRMAEVVDVILQQTEGSIRDHIDLDELQDLRDQLDSWHEEDPEHFDLIEVNQDLQDWQNRWFSQQP, from the coding sequence GTGCCGGAAGCCACCTCCCCACAGGTCTACCAATTCAAAGCCATCTTGCAGGGCATCACCCCCATGATCTGGAGGCGTTTCACTGTCCCAGACACTCTACCGCTCCCACAACTACACATGGTCCTACAGACCCTCATGGGCTGGGAGAACATTCACCTCTACACCTTTCGCATTCACGGTTCCACCTACGGCAGCGCTTCGGGTGGAGCTTTCTTGGACATCCCCATCAAACAGTTCCGCTTCCAGCCCAAGGAAAAATTGCTTTACACCTATGACTTCTCTGCGTTCCCGCGCAGGACCTCATGGGAAATTGAACTCCGACTGGAACACATCAGCACAAATGTTCCCGCTGAGAAGTACATCTGCTGCCTGGAAGGGGCCAGAAGTGGTCCTCTGGAAGATCTGGGCGGCCCAGCAGGCTACCGTCAGTGGCTCCTGAGTCGGTATTCTGACGAAGCCCTGAAACCCCTGGTCCGCATGGCTGAGGTTGTGGATGTGATCCTACAGCAAACCGAGGGTTCCATTCGGGACCATATCGATCTGGACGAACTGCAGGACCTGAGAGACCAGTTGGACAGCTGGCACGAAGAAGACCCAGAACATTTCGATCTGATAGAGGTCAACCAGGACTTGCAGGACTGGCAGAACCGCTGGTTCTCACAGCAGCCCTAG
- a CDS encoding recombinase family protein — MTHQQVGYARVSTQDQNLELQIDALQNHGCHKIFTDHLSGSKDKDQRPGLKEALNYLWEGDALVIWRLDRLGRSLQHLIEIAQHLERHNMHLVVLQEKIDTSTAGGTLFFHLFGALAEFERSLIRERTLAGLQAARARGRLGGRPKSLTQKQVELAQEMLKHPQATMAEVAEAFQVSKMTLYRHLKK, encoded by the coding sequence ATGACACACCAGCAGGTTGGTTATGCCCGGGTTTCCACCCAGGACCAGAACCTTGAATTGCAGATCGATGCCCTTCAAAACCACGGTTGCCACAAGATCTTCACCGACCACCTGAGCGGCAGCAAAGACAAAGACCAGCGACCAGGACTCAAAGAAGCCCTGAATTATCTTTGGGAGGGCGATGCCCTGGTCATTTGGAGATTGGATCGACTGGGCCGCAGTTTGCAGCACCTCATCGAGATTGCCCAGCATCTGGAGAGGCACAACATGCACCTGGTGGTGCTGCAGGAAAAGATTGACACCAGCACGGCGGGTGGAACCCTGTTCTTTCACCTGTTTGGTGCCCTGGCAGAATTTGAACGCAGCCTGATTCGGGAACGCACCCTTGCAGGATTGCAGGCCGCCCGAGCCAGAGGTCGTTTGGGTGGGAGACCAAAATCCCTGACCCAGAAACAAGTGGAGTTGGCCCAGGAGATGCTGAAGCATCCACAGGCGACCATGGCTGAGGTGGCAGAAGCCTTTCAGGTGTCCAAAATGACCCTTTACCGGCACCTGAAGAAGTGA
- a CDS encoding IS1182 family transposase, which produces MIPKTTRHVAQAVFPQPAPAMRFRDEFEGFLQQLDFAALYPVRGKPALPPWRLLLVTILQFSENLTDREAAHAVKARLDWKYALSLDLKDPGFHYSVLSEFRDRLLKQENLLAYLDVFLQCCKDKGLLKTRGKQRTDSTHVLAQLRVMNRYELVAETLRAVLNTLATHYPEWIRDYIPKHWYEKYAHRFENYRLPKKEWDRADFLRRVGMDGYYMLCALEQDSAKEILQKQFSEVEAFQHIWKRHFRRTSRGVELIPSDELPPARLGVESPYESEAKYSTKRGKEWVGYKVHYTETCDEDLPHLIVHIDTTTAEANDAPRLELIHQALQKRALLPAQHWVDAGYVSAEQLCQSQNQYGIGLIGPPRGTRKWQKGPDDRFDLRDFRVLWDEEKVICPSGSTSISWKAQTSKQRGPSILAKFRGQECLGCALRKKCTTSTRGKQLVFLPRDRQEALFEARDLLNSEEGKKLYQLRAGVESVFSQGVRAFGLRKSRYRGLAKTHQQNIFVALAMNYSRLEDWFAGNRPQPTRISALTRAQPIRVKQARRKTNLAPEAHL; this is translated from the coding sequence ATGATCCCCAAGACCACCCGACACGTCGCTCAAGCTGTTTTTCCCCAGCCCGCGCCAGCCATGCGTTTTCGCGATGAATTTGAGGGCTTCTTGCAGCAGCTGGATTTCGCAGCACTCTATCCTGTCCGCGGGAAGCCGGCCCTGCCCCCATGGCGGCTCTTGTTGGTGACGATCCTCCAGTTCAGTGAAAATCTGACTGACCGAGAGGCGGCACATGCCGTCAAAGCCCGGCTAGATTGGAAATATGCCCTGTCCCTGGACTTGAAAGACCCCGGCTTCCATTACAGCGTACTCAGCGAATTCCGTGACCGCCTCCTCAAACAGGAAAATCTCCTGGCCTACCTGGATGTTTTCCTGCAGTGCTGCAAAGACAAGGGCCTCCTCAAAACCCGAGGCAAACAACGCACTGACTCCACCCATGTGCTGGCCCAGCTTCGGGTGATGAACCGTTACGAGTTGGTGGCTGAAACCCTGCGCGCTGTGCTGAACACGCTGGCCACCCATTACCCTGAGTGGATCAGAGACTATATACCAAAGCACTGGTACGAAAAATACGCCCACCGCTTTGAAAATTACCGCCTGCCCAAAAAAGAATGGGATAGAGCAGACTTCCTGCGGAGGGTGGGCATGGACGGCTATTACATGCTTTGTGCCCTGGAACAGGACAGCGCAAAAGAAATCCTTCAAAAACAGTTCTCCGAAGTCGAGGCTTTTCAACACATCTGGAAGCGCCACTTCCGACGAACCTCCAGGGGGGTCGAGTTGATTCCCAGTGATGAACTGCCTCCAGCACGGCTTGGGGTGGAATCCCCTTATGAAAGTGAAGCCAAGTACAGCACCAAGCGGGGCAAAGAGTGGGTGGGCTATAAGGTCCACTACACCGAAACCTGCGATGAGGACCTGCCCCATTTGATCGTGCATATCGATACCACCACCGCTGAAGCCAACGATGCCCCCCGCTTAGAGCTCATCCACCAAGCCTTGCAAAAGCGGGCTTTGTTGCCTGCCCAGCACTGGGTGGATGCCGGTTACGTGAGTGCGGAGCAACTCTGTCAGTCTCAGAACCAGTATGGCATTGGGCTGATTGGTCCTCCCAGAGGCACCCGGAAGTGGCAGAAGGGACCAGACGACCGATTTGACTTGAGGGATTTCAGGGTGCTTTGGGACGAGGAAAAAGTAATTTGTCCCAGTGGGTCAACCTCGATCTCCTGGAAAGCCCAGACCTCCAAACAACGAGGGCCTTCCATCCTAGCGAAGTTTCGAGGCCAAGAATGTCTTGGATGTGCCCTGCGCAAAAAATGCACGACCTCAACCCGGGGAAAGCAACTGGTTTTTCTGCCTCGGGACAGGCAGGAAGCCCTGTTCGAGGCGCGTGACCTGCTGAATTCTGAAGAGGGCAAAAAGCTCTACCAGTTGCGGGCGGGGGTGGAAAGCGTATTCTCACAGGGGGTCAGGGCTTTTGGGCTCCGAAAAAGCCGATACCGAGGGCTGGCCAAGACCCATCAGCAGAACATCTTTGTCGCGCTAGCCATGAATTACAGTCGTCTGGAAGATTGGTTTGCTGGAAATCGCCCTCAACCCACACGGATTTCAGCTTTGACGCGTGCTCAGCCGATCCGGGTGAAACAAGCCCGGCGAAAAACAAATCTAGCCCCTGAAGCCCATCTGTAA
- a CDS encoding helix-turn-helix domain-containing protein, with amino-acid sequence MIPADYPLYAQGTYRKAAASLGLTSTLVKARIQALESTVGGPLLYRKSGRLRFTELGYNFIGVALKVLQEEEKKVTSPGPNHFPAGDIIPGSSDPT; translated from the coding sequence ATGATTCCAGCGGACTACCCACTTTACGCACAGGGCACTTACAGAAAAGCTGCCGCCTCTCTGGGCCTGACTTCGACCCTGGTCAAAGCCCGGATTCAGGCCCTGGAAAGCACAGTGGGAGGACCACTGTTGTACCGTAAATCAGGTCGCCTACGTTTCACCGAACTGGGCTACAACTTCATTGGCGTTGCCTTAAAGGTCCTGCAGGAAGAAGAAAAAAAGGTGACTTCCCCAGGACCAAACCATTTTCCTGCAGGCGATATCATCCCTGGTAGCAGTGACCCTACCTGA
- a CDS encoding IS1 family transposase (programmed frameshift): protein MTCPRCQSGRIVKNGFTHNHVQNYKCKSCSRQFVLDRKHPPITQATLDLIDKLLLERISLRGIVRVTGVSHRWFFDYLKKKYAEVPQKFEEFSKQEVEERTEKKGGFIVECDEVQTYVQKKQNRWWIWLALDRHTREIVGLHVNQRTEEGVKGLWDSLLTPFVDAECHTDGWKAYRGVVFGALHQVGGTQHMERFNLTLRQRMSRLVRRNLAFSKKLENLIAHLWLFAHHYNRNRRSS from the exons ATCACATGCCCCCGATGCCAATCGGGCAGGATCGTCAAGAATGGCTTCACGCACAACCACGTCCAGAACTACAAATGCAAATCCTGCTCCAGACAGTTTGTTCTCGACCGCAAGCACCCTCCCATCACCCAGGCCACGCTAGACCTGATCGACAAGCTCCTCCTGGAACGCATATCCCTCCGGGGGATTGTCCGGGTCACCGGTGTGTCTCATCGGTGGTTCTTTGACTACCTCAAGAAAAAATATGCCGAAGTCCCCCAGAAATTCGAGGAATTCAGCAAGCAGGAAGTCGAAGAACGCACTGAAAAAAAGGGGG GCTTCATCGTTGAATGCGACGAAGTCCAAACCTACGTCCAGAAGAAGCAAAACCGCTGGTGGATCTGGCTAGCGTTGGACCGCCACACTCGTGAGATCGTAGGACTACACGTCAATCAACGCACCGAGGAAGGGGTCAAAGGGCTGTGGGACAGCCTGCTGACCCCTTTTGTGGATGCGGAGTGTCATACCGACGGATGGAAAGCCTATCGAGGGGTGGTGTTTGGAGCACTGCACCAGGTGGGTGGGACCCAACACATGGAGCGATTTAACTTGACGTTGAGACAGAGGATGTCTCGTCTGGTACGCAGAAACCTGGCATTTTCGAAGAAGCTGGAGAATCTAATTGCACATTTGTGGCTTTTCGCTCACCACTACAACCGAAATCGCAGGTCATCCTGA
- a CDS encoding ISKra4 family transposase — MHFTLKLEVTDDTGHTTLTDLITLHRGDLTAETLGLQLSESHQLLQALQNQMLATQLQSFLVSQKQCLTCGKTLHSKGQHHKNIRTLFGDFKVSSPRLKRCPCSSQAQKTSSPLSTLLPEKMTPELWFMESKWAALAAYGVATQCLKDAFPVGKALSKVTLRRHTLKLARRCESRPLPDQRLLGGRSERSLQTMPLPNGPLMVGLDGGYVRKPGKQGFFEVIAGKSHLQFTRDPEAVLPPVRCFAFVQGMGASAQQRLLGVFKEQGFQSNQTMLFLSDGGDSLRQIQRDFCAVSEHILDWFHLTMRLTVLGQCSRGLPALKPTETAFTPEEVGAQLTRIKHYLWHGNTVVALETLDELVEPLNWVDKLPAPWQRILNLLKDLQTYVTRNRGYIVNYGERYRNKEEISSAFVESTVNWVISKRFCKKQQMGWTVSGAHLLLQVRTQVLNDELEQTFQGWYPGFHKPAA; from the coding sequence ATGCACTTCACCCTCAAACTGGAAGTCACCGACGACACAGGCCACACCACCCTCACCGACCTGATCACCCTTCACCGGGGTGACCTCACCGCAGAGACACTGGGCTTGCAGTTGTCAGAAAGCCATCAACTGCTCCAGGCCCTGCAAAACCAGATGCTGGCCACCCAACTCCAGAGCTTCCTGGTGAGTCAAAAGCAGTGCCTCACCTGTGGGAAAACCCTACACAGCAAAGGCCAGCACCACAAAAACATTCGCACCCTGTTCGGGGACTTCAAGGTGTCCAGCCCTCGGCTGAAACGCTGCCCATGCTCCTCACAAGCCCAGAAGACCAGCAGTCCACTTTCAACCCTGTTGCCAGAGAAGATGACGCCTGAATTGTGGTTCATGGAGAGCAAGTGGGCTGCACTGGCCGCTTATGGGGTGGCCACCCAATGCCTCAAGGATGCTTTTCCAGTCGGCAAGGCCCTGAGCAAAGTCACCTTGCGCAGGCACACCCTAAAACTGGCCAGGCGATGTGAAAGCCGACCCTTGCCAGACCAGAGGCTGTTGGGTGGCAGAAGTGAGCGTTCCTTGCAGACCATGCCTTTGCCCAATGGCCCATTGATGGTGGGACTGGATGGGGGTTATGTGCGCAAGCCAGGCAAACAGGGTTTCTTCGAGGTGATTGCTGGGAAAAGCCATCTACAATTTACCCGCGACCCCGAAGCTGTTTTACCACCTGTGCGGTGTTTTGCTTTCGTGCAGGGGATGGGGGCTTCAGCACAGCAACGTCTGTTGGGGGTGTTCAAAGAGCAGGGCTTCCAGTCGAACCAGACCATGCTGTTCCTGTCGGATGGCGGGGATTCCCTGCGGCAGATTCAGCGGGACTTCTGTGCCGTTTCAGAGCACATTCTGGACTGGTTTCACCTGACCATGCGTTTGACGGTGCTGGGCCAGTGTTCACGGGGTTTACCAGCATTGAAACCAACAGAGACAGCATTCACACCAGAAGAGGTGGGAGCACAGCTCACCCGCATCAAGCACTACTTGTGGCATGGAAACACGGTGGTGGCCCTGGAAACTCTGGACGAGCTGGTGGAGCCGCTCAACTGGGTCGACAAGTTACCTGCCCCCTGGCAAAGGATATTAAACCTGTTGAAGGACTTGCAGACCTATGTGACCCGAAACCGAGGCTACATCGTGAATTACGGGGAGCGGTACCGCAACAAAGAGGAGATCAGCAGTGCCTTTGTGGAATCCACGGTGAACTGGGTGATCAGCAAGCGGTTCTGCAAGAAGCAACAGATGGGCTGGACGGTTTCCGGTGCCCATTTGCTGTTGCAGGTCCGTACACAAGTCTTGAATGATGAGCTGGAACAGACTTTTCAAGGCTGGTATCCTGGCTTCCACAAGCCTGCAGCCTGA
- a CDS encoding YncE family protein translates to MSRDGSTALTYPEQVAYDALSGDLLQERPVAKRNIGISDLSEDGTYGLQVSSPEDSKGFIYQIVDVASGEVKATLPGLFMPNDPHQNAPTFLSHDPKSHRLAVGYWNNTVRVLNTMTWETQQTLDLYGRAEGYVGLHLSGRVLHYVTPSQVGTYTLSDGRHQQTECLTHGFEQALFHDGLWILGTHGMTTVLQGNDILWQSEGHDDGPDESCSVHLWTSDAQTFTGQLVWRGETFQLSGQLQALRFPLRMDLKSEIRWESTLLDPQGQVAGRLSAHTHHGKQSRLGKVLHCAIWRGELHTSGYLLPDLAP, encoded by the coding sequence GTGTCCAGGGACGGTTCCACAGCCCTCACCTATCCTGAACAGGTGGCCTATGACGCCCTTTCAGGGGATCTCCTCCAGGAGAGGCCAGTTGCAAAACGCAACATAGGCATCTCTGACCTCAGTGAAGATGGAACATACGGCTTGCAGGTCTCCTCCCCGGAGGACTCCAAAGGGTTCATTTACCAGATTGTGGACGTGGCATCCGGGGAGGTCAAAGCCACTTTGCCTGGACTTTTCATGCCGAATGATCCACACCAAAATGCCCCCACTTTCCTCAGCCACGACCCCAAAAGCCACCGCCTTGCGGTGGGTTACTGGAACAACACCGTGCGGGTGCTGAACACCATGACCTGGGAAACCCAGCAAACCCTTGACCTTTATGGCCGGGCAGAGGGTTATGTGGGCCTTCACCTCTCTGGAAGGGTGCTCCACTATGTGACCCCCAGCCAGGTGGGAACGTACACCCTGTCAGATGGACGGCATCAGCAAACGGAGTGTCTCACCCACGGTTTTGAGCAAGCCCTGTTTCATGATGGTCTGTGGATTCTGGGCACCCATGGCATGACCACCGTCCTGCAAGGAAATGACATCCTCTGGCAATCCGAGGGCCACGACGATGGCCCGGATGAATCCTGTTCTGTGCATTTGTGGACTTCGGATGCACAGACCTTCACCGGGCAGCTGGTGTGGAGGGGTGAAACCTTCCAGCTTTCAGGCCAGTTGCAAGCCTTGCGTTTTCCATTGAGAATGGACCTGAAATCAGAGATTCGGTGGGAAAGCACCCTCCTGGACCCTCAAGGACAGGTGGCAGGGAGGCTGTCTGCGCACACCCATCATGGCAAACAGTCCAGGCTGGGCAAGGTCTTGCACTGTGCCATCTGGCGAGGGGAGCTACACACCAGTGGGTATCTCTTGCCAGATCTTGCCCCTTGA
- a CDS encoding bleomycin resistance protein has product MVQQDDLAIPTLPCRSVSTTTEFYRRLGFEGGAHAFNGDYAILKRGSIELHFFTHPHLVPTESFAGCYIRVNDIQSILEACSASGLPNAGIPRMNPLEDKPWGLREFAVVDPDGNLLRIGQVIQQ; this is encoded by the coding sequence ATGGTTCAACAAGACGATCTGGCGATTCCCACACTGCCGTGTCGTTCCGTCAGCACCACCACCGAATTCTATCGCAGGCTAGGATTTGAAGGCGGTGCGCACGCATTCAACGGCGATTACGCAATCCTCAAACGGGGTTCCATTGAACTGCACTTCTTCACCCACCCTCACCTGGTGCCCACGGAGTCCTTTGCAGGCTGCTACATCCGTGTCAACGACATCCAGAGCATTCTTGAGGCTTGCTCAGCCAGCGGCTTACCGAACGCAGGGATCCCACGAATGAATCCTCTGGAAGACAAACCCTGGGGTCTCAGGGAGTTTGCTGTGGTCGACCCGGACGGCAACCTGTTGCGCATCGGTCAGGTCATCCAGCAATAG
- a CDS encoding ArsR/SmtB family transcription factor, with translation MSPTVPLIQLDTEFESAHLEQEQLDQVAWMFKALSDPMRLKILLFIFKPTGNCCGPEICACDLETVTGLTQPTVSHHMKCLISAGLVTGEKRGKWMYYQINKKGFALIQRFLPLVGG, from the coding sequence ATGAGCCCAACAGTCCCTCTGATCCAACTGGACACCGAATTCGAATCTGCCCACCTGGAACAGGAGCAACTCGATCAGGTGGCCTGGATGTTCAAGGCCCTGTCGGACCCCATGCGCCTCAAGATCCTGCTGTTCATCTTTAAGCCCACCGGAAACTGCTGTGGCCCGGAGATCTGTGCCTGTGATCTGGAAACGGTCACTGGCCTCACCCAGCCCACGGTCAGCCATCACATGAAGTGCCTGATCTCTGCAGGTCTGGTGACTGGAGAGAAACGGGGCAAGTGGATGTACTACCAGATCAACAAAAAAGGCTTTGCTTTGATTCAGCGCTTTCTGCCCCTCGTTGGAGGCTAA
- a CDS encoding DUF6428 family protein has protein sequence MIQIQEHLTTTRFLKVLEDQKDLPLVFHLGDGKVVPVGYHVTEIKAVTFETVDCGGKVNQWKDTIVQLWRSNREKDDQYMTAGKFLKIYSQVASRVNVQGDAEIKFEYGDDGAPAVHFEVSDLRVSDGQLQVHLDWVGVRCKAADRAREAAALSGQPASACCGTSSSQDSKSSGGCGC, from the coding sequence ATGATCCAGATTCAGGAACACCTCACCACCACCCGCTTCCTCAAAGTCCTTGAAGACCAGAAGGACCTCCCCCTGGTCTTTCACCTCGGAGACGGCAAGGTGGTCCCTGTCGGATACCATGTCACCGAAATCAAAGCCGTGACCTTCGAAACCGTGGACTGCGGTGGCAAGGTGAACCAGTGGAAAGACACCATCGTGCAACTCTGGCGCTCCAACCGTGAAAAAGACGACCAGTACATGACCGCAGGCAAATTTCTGAAAATCTACTCTCAGGTCGCCTCCCGCGTGAATGTCCAGGGTGACGCCGAAATCAAATTTGAATATGGAGACGATGGCGCTCCAGCAGTGCATTTCGAAGTCTCTGACCTGCGTGTTTCAGATGGTCAGTTGCAAGTCCACCTGGACTGGGTGGGTGTGCGGTGCAAGGCTGCAGACCGCGCCCGTGAAGCTGCCGCACTGTCCGGACAACCTGCCAGTGCCTGCTGTGGCACCTCCTCCAGCCAGGACAGCAAATCCAGCGGTGGGTGTGGGTGCTGA
- a CDS encoding MFS transporter — protein MLKPFYGWTLARVLAITCTLSYGILYYTFSVFTLPMEEELGWTRAQTSLGFSLALIVSGLLGPMFGKHVDHKGARGVMALGSLLGSATVLLWANVHTLWQYYAVWTLMGVAWAAVFYDVAFTVINHWFRQLRSRALLLITLTAGLASTIFIPLSTWLLAHFSWRDALLVLAGLLAVGTILPHLIFLRGFPREMGQTVDGLPETVAPPHSAPAAKPTAVLKTAVFWWLTVSFMFGAANSIALAAHMVPMLSERGYSPALIATSAALVGFMSLPGRAIFTPLSERVSSLTLTVVTLSAQALAFLGLLILPGQVGLWLFVALFGLSNGALTLARASLIADTFGSTHYGFISGAMNLWASMAKAIFPVLIGFLYLRFQGYGPVLLGLSVLSLLSIFAVWQAGRSHLKLKNAPMQNT, from the coding sequence GTGCTGAAACCCTTCTATGGCTGGACCCTGGCCAGGGTCCTGGCCATCACCTGCACCCTCTCTTACGGAATCCTGTACTACACCTTTTCCGTGTTCACCCTCCCCATGGAAGAGGAACTCGGCTGGACGAGGGCCCAGACCAGCCTGGGTTTCTCCCTGGCACTGATTGTGTCTGGACTGCTGGGACCGATGTTTGGAAAACACGTGGACCACAAAGGAGCCCGGGGCGTGATGGCCCTGGGCTCCCTGCTGGGCAGTGCCACTGTGCTGCTGTGGGCCAACGTCCACACCCTCTGGCAGTACTACGCGGTGTGGACCCTGATGGGTGTCGCCTGGGCCGCAGTGTTCTACGATGTGGCTTTCACGGTCATCAACCACTGGTTCAGGCAACTCCGCTCCCGTGCCCTGCTCCTCATCACCCTCACCGCGGGGCTGGCCAGCACCATCTTCATACCGCTGTCCACCTGGCTGCTCGCCCACTTCAGCTGGAGGGACGCTTTGCTGGTCCTCGCAGGCCTGCTGGCCGTAGGCACCATCCTGCCCCACCTGATTTTCTTGCGCGGCTTTCCCCGGGAGATGGGCCAGACTGTGGACGGCCTGCCTGAAACGGTTGCTCCTCCCCATTCGGCTCCTGCAGCGAAACCCACAGCGGTCCTGAAAACTGCGGTGTTCTGGTGGCTGACGGTCTCTTTCATGTTCGGAGCTGCAAACAGCATTGCCCTGGCCGCCCACATGGTCCCGATGCTCTCTGAGCGAGGCTACAGTCCAGCCCTGATTGCCACCTCAGCAGCACTGGTGGGCTTCATGTCGCTCCCGGGGCGGGCCATTTTCACGCCGCTCAGCGAAAGGGTGTCCAGTTTGACCCTGACGGTGGTCACCCTCTCTGCGCAGGCACTGGCTTTCCTGGGGTTGCTGATTCTGCCCGGACAGGTGGGCCTGTGGCTGTTCGTGGCCCTGTTTGGCCTGTCCAATGGTGCCCTGACCCTTGCCCGTGCTTCCCTGATCGCAGACACCTTCGGTTCAACACACTACGGTTTCATCAGTGGAGCCATGAATTTGTGGGCCAGCATGGCCAAGGCCATTTTTCCAGTCCTCATCGGCTTTCTTTATCTGCGCTTCCAGGGGTACGGCCCGGTCCTCCTCGGCCTCAGTGTGCTCTCGCTGCTGTCCATCTTTGCGGTCTGGCAGGCAGGACGCTCCCACCTGAAGCTGAAAAATGCACCCATGCAAAACACCTGA
- a CDS encoding MIP/aquaporin family protein — MRQKLVAEFLGTFMLLFGGVGAIVLTATGTLDAGLLGIALGHGMSVMFMAYSVGNISGAHFNPAVSFAFLLLRRLPAKEFIGYTLAQLAGASSAMALLYFLLPEAARKVNYGTPGFFAGLDWSRALTVEIICTLILTFVIVRVGTHQANPGAPLIVGLTIATLIFAAGPLTGLMLNPARAFGPTLFSGEWKDHWVFWVGPLIGAALGAFTAEFLKDRNHAHA; from the coding sequence GTGAGGCAGAAACTGGTCGCCGAATTCCTGGGGACCTTCATGCTGCTCTTCGGTGGGGTGGGGGCCATCGTGCTCACTGCCACCGGCACGCTGGACGCAGGGCTCCTCGGGATTGCCCTGGGGCACGGCATGAGTGTGATGTTCATGGCCTACTCTGTCGGCAACATTTCTGGAGCGCACTTCAATCCTGCTGTCAGTTTCGCCTTCCTGCTGCTCAGACGTCTTCCTGCCAAAGAATTCATCGGATACACCCTGGCTCAACTTGCCGGAGCGAGCAGTGCCATGGCCCTGCTGTACTTTCTGCTCCCCGAAGCTGCAAGGAAAGTCAATTATGGCACCCCCGGATTTTTTGCGGGCCTCGACTGGTCCAGGGCCCTCACGGTGGAAATCATCTGCACCCTGATTCTCACGTTTGTGATCGTGCGGGTCGGCACCCACCAGGCCAACCCTGGAGCACCCCTGATTGTTGGCCTCACCATCGCCACCCTGATTTTTGCAGCAGGACCCCTCACCGGCCTGATGTTGAATCCCGCCCGTGCCTTCGGACCGACCCTGTTCTCCGGCGAATGGAAAGACCACTGGGTGTTCTGGGTCGGCCCCCTGATCGGGGCTGCCCTGGGAGCATTCACCGCCGAATTCCTCAAGGACCGCAACCATGCCCACGCATAA
- a CDS encoding arsenate reductase ArsC yields the protein MLRILILCTHNSARSQMGEGLLRHLAAQHGLEAEVHSAGTEATFVKDGARQAMQEIGIDIRAHTSKTLFDLPDPWNFDYVITVCDSAAERCPAYPARTTKLHYPFTDPSGGSQDRWNTVRDQMKQQLEKFILALKHGTEIPATYENSPEVTLS from the coding sequence ATGTTAAGAATATTGATCCTCTGCACCCACAACAGCGCCCGCAGCCAGATGGGCGAAGGCCTCCTGCGTCACCTCGCAGCCCAGCACGGCCTCGAAGCAGAAGTGCACAGTGCAGGCACCGAAGCCACCTTCGTGAAAGACGGAGCCAGACAGGCCATGCAGGAAATCGGCATTGACATCCGTGCCCACACCAGCAAGACCCTGTTCGACCTGCCCGACCCCTGGAATTTCGATTATGTGATCACCGTGTGTGACAGTGCCGCAGAGAGGTGCCCGGCCTACCCTGCCAGAACCACCAAATTGCACTACCCCTTCACCGACCCCAGTGGAGGCAGCCAGGACAGGTGGAACACCGTGCGGGACCAGATGAAACAGCAACTCGAAAAATTCATCCTGGCCCTCAAACACGGCACGGAAATTCCAGCCACCTACGAGAACAGCCCTGAGGTCACGTTGTCGTGA
- a CDS encoding ArsR/SmtB family transcription factor produces the protein MGTTTEHQIEFIPSETFNLLKAITHEIRYEILSILAHREACVCDLEAFLGLNQSKVSYHLGILKDAGLVKSEQRGKNSYYQLVKSPLYHLGGNLLEELMTRRLDTPLIDQNESMC, from the coding sequence ATGGGAACGACCACTGAGCATCAAATTGAATTTATCCCAAGTGAGACTTTCAACCTGCTGAAAGCCATCACGCACGAAATCCGCTACGAGATCCTCTCCATCCTTGCACACCGTGAGGCTTGCGTGTGCGACCTGGAAGCCTTCCTGGGCCTCAACCAGAGTAAAGTGTCGTACCACCTGGGGATTCTTAAAGATGCAGGTCTGGTGAAGAGCGAGCAGCGGGGCAAGAACAGTTACTACCAGCTGGTCAAATCTCCGCTGTACCACCTGGGCGGCAACCTGCTGGAAGAACTCATGACCAGACGACTTGACACCCCGCTGATAGATCAAAATGAATCAATGTGTTAA